Proteins encoded in a region of the Osmerus mordax isolate fOsmMor3 chromosome 17, fOsmMor3.pri, whole genome shotgun sequence genome:
- the LOC136960356 gene encoding calcium-activated potassium channel subunit beta-4-like, with amino-acid sequence MMAKMRVSYEYSEAEDKSIRLGLFLIVCGILSLFILGFCWLSPTLQSMQSKPSNCTVVSVLRPEEMFECVFTCGADCKGTSLYPCLQIFVNNSESNSVALLHFDEQQLVLNPKCSYVPPCERDNQKNQKNVLWWEDYWTKEVSSQSFTCFFNQQRRPDDVLWRRSHDSSVLLHCVLWPMVSLLVGTLIVLLTVCARSLAVRAEAIQKRKCSYEVADTSEQGKTHVNPASSTRTLPLFAVPVRRRDREH; translated from the exons ATGATGGCGAAAATGAGGGTTTCGTACGAGTACTCGGAGGCGGAAGATAAGAGTATTCGACTGGGACTCTTCCTTATAGTTTgtggcattctctctctcttcattctcgGCTTCTGCTGGCTCAGCCCGACCCTCCAGAGCATGCAGAGCAAGCCCTCCAACTGCACCGTGGTGTCCGTGCTCCGGCCAGAGGAGATGTTCGAATGCGTCTTCACGTGTGGGGCGGACTGCAAGGGCACGTCGCTGTATCCCTGCCTCCAGATCTTTGTCAACAACTCCGAGTCCAACTCTGTAGCTCTCCTCCACTTCGACGAACAGCAGTTGGTGCTCAATCCAAAG TGCTCGTACGTTCCGCCCTGCGAGCGAGACAACCAGAAGAACCAGAAGAACGTTCTTTGGTGGGAGGACTACTGGACCAAGGAGGTCAGCTCTCAGTCTTTCACCTGCTTCTTTAACCAGCAGagacg GCCAGACGACGTCCTTTGGCGTCGTTCCCACGACTCCAGCGTCCTCCTCCACTGTGTCCTCTGGCCAATGGTGAGCCTGCTGGTGGGCACGCTCATTGTGCTCCTGACGGTGTGCGCGCGGAGCCTCGCCGTCCGAGCCGAAGCCATCCAGAAGAGGAAGTGCTCCTACGAGGTGGCCGACACCTCGGAACAAGGCAAGACGCATGTGAACCCCGCCTCCTCCACACGCACCCTGCCGCTGTTCGCCGTGCCGGTCCGACGCCGCGACCGCGAGCACTAG